One Thunnus thynnus chromosome 21, fThuThy2.1, whole genome shotgun sequence DNA segment encodes these proteins:
- the LOC137173103 gene encoding delta-type opioid receptor-like, whose translation MESTPVEIFKEDNKCLSTLMEDCPVNSSAWVSGYSENRNVTHDDSWEPESMSPIIPIITAVYSVVFVVGLLGNCLVMYVIIRYTKMKTATNIYIFNLALADALVTTTMPFQSTDYLLNTWPFGEVVCKVFISIDYYNMFTSIFTLTMMSVDRYVAVCHPVKALDFRTPIKAKMINVCIWILSSAAGIPAFILGGTQTNSDITECALQFPEPYVYWDTLMKICVFVFAFVVPVLIITVCYSLMVLRLKSVRMLSGSREKDRNLRRITRLVVVVVAVFVVCWTPIHIFILVKALVSVPETTAIMAAYFFCVALGYTNSSLNPVLYAFLDENFKRCFKDFCLSAKLKGEKVSGSKKAPSAVREAALPLENPNGTRKPT comes from the exons ATGGAAAGCACTCCGGTTGAGATTTTCAAAGAAGACAATAAGTGCCTCTCCACGCTGATGGAGGACTGTCCGGTGAATTCTTCAGCCTGGGTGTCCGGATACTCAGAGAACCGCAATGTGACCCATGATGATAGCTGGGAACCGGAGAGCATGTCCCCCATCATCCCCATCATCACTGCAGTCTACTCCGTAGTATTTGTGGTCGGCTTGTTGGGGAACTGCCTCGTCATGTATGTGATCATCAG GTACACAAAGATGAAGACGGCCaccaacatttacattttcaatttggCGCTCGCCGACGCCCTCGTCACCACCACGATGCCCTTCCAGAGCACCGACTACCTGCTGAACACATGGCCCTTCGGTGAGGTGGTTTGCAAGGTCTTCATCTCCATCGACTACTACAACATGTTCACCAGCATCTTCACTCTCACCATGATGAGTGTGGATCGTTACGTGGCGGTGTGCCACCCGGTGAAAGCCCTCGACTTCCGCACTCCAATCAAAGCCAAGATGATCAATGTGTGCATCTGGATACTGTCCTCAGCCGCAGGGATACCTGCTTTTATTCTGGGTGGAACCCAGACAAACAGTG ACATAACAGAGTGTGCCTTACAGTTCCCGGAGCCGTACGTCTACTGGGACACACTGATGaagatatgtgtgtttgtgtttgccttCGTCGTGCCTGTGCTCATCATCACCGTGTGCTACTCCCTGATGGTCCTGCGGCTGAAGAGCGTCCGAATGTTGTCCGGCTCGCGGGAAAAGGATCGCAACCTGCGCCGCATCACCCGCCTGGTGGTCGTGGTGGTTGCCGTGTTCGTGGTCTGCTGGACGCCCATTCACATCTTCATCCTCGTCAAGGCGCTCGTTAGCGTGCCCGAAACCACCGCCATCATGGCCGCCTACTTCTTCTGCGTGGCTCTGGGCTACACCAACAGCAGCCTCAACCCTGTCCTCTATGCCTTCCTGGATGAGAACTTCAAACGCTGCTTCAAAGACTTCTGCCTCTCAGCCAAATTGAAGGGGGAGAAGGTATCGGGGAGCAAGAAGGCCCCCAGCGCTGTGAGGGAGGCCGCGCTTCCCCTGGAGAATCCAAACGGGACTAGAAAGCCGACATGA